The proteins below come from a single Prolixibacter sp. NT017 genomic window:
- a CDS encoding HAD family phosphatase produces the protein MNHKLEVDPRARGLIFDIDGTICDTMPVHYIAWRDTAKEYGIDFSIPLFESVTGMPALETCQFLKEKFNKNFDPEEFTRIKELRYEENIHKVKPVEPVVELIHKYHGKLPMACGTGGYKRLAWMALEKAGVKDCFEHLVSAEDVKKHKPDPETFLIAASLIRIKPTDCQVFEDGKLGLQAAEAAGMITTDVTKYYEVTIGREV, from the coding sequence ATGAATCACAAGTTAGAAGTTGATCCGCGTGCTCGCGGACTTATTTTTGATATCGACGGGACGATTTGCGATACAATGCCGGTGCATTATATTGCATGGAGAGACACCGCGAAAGAGTATGGCATTGATTTCTCGATTCCGTTGTTTGAATCGGTAACAGGAATGCCGGCGCTGGAAACCTGCCAGTTCCTAAAGGAGAAGTTCAACAAGAATTTTGACCCGGAAGAGTTTACCCGAATCAAGGAGTTGCGTTATGAGGAAAACATTCATAAAGTAAAGCCAGTAGAGCCGGTTGTTGAACTCATTCATAAATACCACGGAAAACTGCCCATGGCATGTGGAACCGGTGGTTATAAAAGACTGGCATGGATGGCGCTGGAAAAGGCTGGTGTAAAAGATTGTTTCGAACACCTGGTGTCAGCAGAAGACGTAAAGAAACATAAACCCGATCCCGAAACTTTTTTGATAGCAGCCAGTTTAATACGTATTAAACCAACCGATTGTCAGGTTTTCGAAGATGGAAAGCTGGGCTTGCAGGCAGCGGAAGCTGCCGGTATGATTACAACTGATGTTACCAAATACTATGAAGTTACCATTGGCCGTGAAGTATAA
- the uvrB gene encoding excinuclease ABC subunit UvrB has protein sequence MKFKIVSEYQPTGDQPEAINQLAQGINEGAKHQTLLGVTGSGKTFTMANVIEKVERPTLILSHNKTLAAQLYGEMKQFFPDNAVEYFVSYYDYYQPEAYLPVTDTYIEKDLSINDEIEKLRLSATSALLSGRRDVIVVSSVSCLYGIGNPEDFHQNVSTLKVGDTVSRNAFLRQLVDAMYSRNEVSFNRGTFRVKGDTVDVYPAYADYAYRIVFWGDEIEELISFDPETGQAIDDHDSVIIYPATIFVTTKERTQSAIRQIQDDLVKQIEFFENDGKRAEAKRIDDRVNYDLEMIRELGYCPGIENYSRYFDGRKAGTRPFCLLDYFPDDFLMVIDESHVTIPQIRAMYGGDRARKVNLVEYGFRLPAAIDNRPLKFEEFEDVINQIVYVSATPAEYELEKSEGVVVEQIIRPTGLLDPKIEVRPSTNQIDDLMEEIHQRVQRNERILVTTLTKRMAEELTSYFTRMDIQTRYIHSDVDTLERVQIMEDLRKGEFDVLVGINLLREGLDLPEVSLVAILDADKEGFLRSERSLTQTAGRAARNLNGLVIMYADKITQSMQKTIDSTNRRRAKQMAYNEENNITPQQIIKATREIIGYEYRKEKETTGSPKAYAGPPPADVAADPVVQYMTVDALEKAIANTKKEMEKAAKELDFIEAAQLRDEMYRLQGLLKERSGEKSKR, from the coding sequence ATGAAGTTTAAAATTGTTTCAGAATATCAACCTACCGGCGACCAACCGGAAGCGATTAATCAATTGGCCCAGGGGATCAACGAGGGAGCCAAACACCAGACCTTGTTGGGGGTGACCGGCTCGGGGAAAACCTTCACGATGGCGAATGTAATTGAGAAGGTGGAGCGGCCGACACTCATTCTGAGTCATAACAAAACACTGGCAGCGCAGTTGTATGGCGAGATGAAGCAATTCTTCCCGGATAATGCGGTAGAATATTTTGTTTCGTACTATGATTACTACCAGCCCGAAGCTTATCTTCCGGTAACGGATACATATATTGAAAAGGATTTGTCGATTAACGACGAGATTGAGAAGTTGCGGTTAAGTGCGACTTCAGCCTTGCTTTCGGGGCGTCGCGATGTGATTGTCGTTTCATCGGTTTCGTGCCTGTATGGTATCGGTAACCCGGAAGATTTTCATCAGAATGTGTCGACGTTGAAAGTGGGAGATACCGTTAGCCGGAATGCTTTCCTGCGTCAGCTCGTCGATGCGATGTACTCACGCAACGAGGTGAGTTTTAACCGGGGAACTTTTCGGGTGAAAGGTGATACGGTGGATGTGTATCCGGCTTACGCCGATTATGCTTACCGGATTGTCTTCTGGGGAGACGAGATTGAAGAGCTGATTTCGTTCGATCCGGAAACCGGACAGGCGATAGATGATCACGATAGTGTTATCATTTATCCGGCTACCATTTTCGTTACCACGAAAGAGCGGACGCAGTCAGCCATCCGGCAGATTCAGGATGATTTGGTAAAGCAGATCGAATTTTTTGAAAACGACGGAAAACGGGCGGAAGCCAAACGGATTGATGACCGGGTGAATTATGACCTGGAGATGATTCGGGAATTGGGATATTGTCCGGGCATTGAGAACTATTCCCGTTATTTTGATGGTCGTAAGGCGGGAACCCGTCCGTTCTGCTTGCTTGACTATTTTCCGGATGATTTTTTGATGGTTATCGATGAGAGTCACGTGACGATTCCTCAAATAAGGGCGATGTACGGAGGCGACCGGGCACGAAAGGTAAATTTGGTGGAGTACGGTTTTCGCCTGCCGGCAGCGATTGATAACCGACCGTTGAAGTTTGAAGAGTTTGAAGATGTTATCAATCAGATCGTATATGTCAGTGCAACGCCGGCTGAGTACGAGCTGGAGAAAAGTGAAGGCGTTGTAGTAGAGCAAATTATTCGTCCAACCGGTTTGCTCGACCCGAAAATTGAAGTGCGTCCCAGCACCAATCAGATTGACGATTTGATGGAAGAGATTCATCAGCGGGTGCAGCGGAACGAGCGGATACTGGTGACGACACTAACCAAGCGAATGGCGGAAGAGCTCACCAGCTATTTCACCCGGATGGATATTCAAACCCGGTACATTCACTCTGATGTGGACACGTTGGAGCGTGTTCAGATTATGGAAGATCTCCGGAAGGGAGAATTTGATGTGCTGGTCGGAATTAACCTGCTTCGTGAAGGACTGGATTTGCCGGAGGTTTCCCTGGTGGCGATTCTGGATGCGGACAAAGAAGGATTCCTGCGTTCGGAGCGTTCGCTGACACAGACGGCTGGTCGGGCAGCCCGGAACCTGAATGGCCTGGTCATTATGTACGCCGATAAGATTACGCAATCAATGCAAAAAACCATTGATTCGACCAACCGCCGCCGTGCGAAGCAGATGGCTTACAACGAAGAGAACAATATTACGCCGCAGCAGATCATCAAAGCGACCCGCGAAATTATCGGGTACGAGTACCGGAAAGAGAAAGAAACGACTGGTTCACCGAAAGCTTACGCAGGGCCGCCTCCAGCCGATGTGGCTGCCGATCCGGTTGTGCAGTACATGACGGTGGATGCCCTGGAAAAAGCTATCGCCAATACGAAGAAAGAAATGGAGAAAGCAGCCAAAGAGCTGGACTTCATCGAAGCTGCCCAGTTGCGTGATGAGATGTACCGCCTTCAGGGATTGCTGAAAGAGCGTTCGGGCGAGAAAAGCAAGCGATAA
- a CDS encoding RNA polymerase sigma factor RpoD/SigA has protein sequence MRQLKITKSITNRESASLDKYLQEIGKEELITVEEEVELAQRIKKGDQAALEKLTRANLRFVVSVAKQYQNQGLSLPDLINEGNLGLIKAAEKFDETRGFKFISYAVWWIRQSILQALAEQSRIVRLPLNQVGSLNKINKAFSKFEQEHQRKPSPEELAKELDLPADKVADTLRVSGRHVSVDAPFVDGEDNSLLDVLVNNDSPNADRSLIDESLAREIDRSLATLTEREADIIRMFFGIGCQEMTLEEIGERFGLTRERVRQIKEKAIRRLRHTSRSKLLKTYLG, from the coding sequence ATGAGACAACTTAAGATTACAAAATCTATTACGAACCGCGAGAGTGCTTCTCTCGACAAGTATCTTCAGGAAATTGGTAAAGAAGAACTCATTACCGTTGAGGAAGAAGTCGAACTGGCGCAACGCATTAAAAAAGGCGACCAGGCAGCACTCGAGAAACTGACACGAGCCAATCTTCGTTTCGTAGTTTCCGTGGCAAAGCAATATCAAAACCAGGGATTAAGTTTACCTGACTTGATTAACGAAGGTAACCTGGGATTGATAAAAGCCGCAGAAAAATTCGACGAAACACGAGGATTCAAGTTCATCTCGTATGCGGTGTGGTGGATTCGTCAGTCTATTCTCCAGGCTCTGGCCGAACAATCGAGAATTGTCCGTTTACCCTTGAACCAGGTTGGTTCGCTGAACAAAATCAACAAGGCATTCTCGAAGTTTGAACAGGAACATCAGCGCAAACCCTCACCTGAGGAGTTGGCAAAAGAGCTCGATCTTCCGGCTGATAAGGTAGCCGACACACTGCGTGTTTCCGGCCGCCACGTTTCAGTTGACGCTCCGTTCGTTGACGGTGAAGACAATAGTCTGCTCGACGTTTTGGTGAACAACGATTCGCCCAACGCCGACCGCTCACTCATCGACGAATCGCTGGCAAGGGAAATTGACCGTTCTCTGGCAACTCTCACCGAAAGGGAAGCCGATATCATTCGTATGTTCTTCGGAATTGGTTGTCAGGAAATGACCCTCGAAGAGATAGGAGAGCGTTTCGGTTTGACACGCGAGCGTGTTCGCCAGATCAAGGAGAAAGCAATCCGCCGCCTGAGACACACCTCTCGCAGCAAGTTGTTAAAAACCTACCTTGGATAA
- a CDS encoding Do family serine endopeptidase → MNKFKKVTTNLLIAFAGAVIAVAVYSATIGKTKVVTVEEPSQPVQLTSLPSAPQGGVPDLTYAAEKSVHAVVHIQTMIKNQAYGGGSGNPFFDFFFGDRGGQYQQQQPQYTRASGSGVIISPDGYIVTNNHVIDDASNIEVILNDDQKYPAKVVGRDPNTDIALVKIDAKNLPYLTWGNSDALKLGEWVLAVGNPFNLTSTVTAGIVSAKGRAIGINAGKMPLESFIQTDAAVNPGNSGGALVNTRGELVGINTAIASRTGSYSGYSFAVPAAIAQKVVSDLKEYGEVQRAMLGVTIQKVTSQVAKEHDIDKIEGIYVNSVTDDGAAKHAGIKAGDVILKIDNTTVNTNPELMEQLGKRRPGDKVTLTIKRDGKLKQYEVTLRNTRGDTSILKESFSVLGAKFGAVSDQDMQRLQLNSGIQVDELSKGKLKDLGVKEGFIITEINKKPVSSVDDVKRALNQTEEGRPILIEGVYPNGQWAYYVFRVE, encoded by the coding sequence ATGAATAAGTTTAAGAAAGTAACAACAAATCTACTCATTGCTTTTGCGGGTGCAGTTATCGCGGTAGCTGTTTATTCTGCAACAATTGGAAAAACAAAAGTAGTAACCGTTGAGGAACCATCTCAACCGGTTCAATTAACCAGTCTACCGAGTGCTCCTCAGGGCGGAGTGCCCGATTTGACTTACGCCGCAGAAAAATCGGTACATGCGGTCGTGCACATTCAAACAATGATTAAAAACCAGGCGTACGGAGGCGGTAGTGGAAACCCCTTCTTCGATTTCTTCTTCGGCGACAGGGGAGGACAGTATCAGCAACAGCAACCCCAGTATACCCGCGCGTCAGGTTCAGGTGTGATTATCAGTCCCGATGGTTACATCGTTACGAACAATCATGTAATCGACGATGCATCCAACATTGAGGTCATTCTCAACGACGATCAAAAATATCCCGCCAAGGTTGTCGGACGCGATCCAAACACGGATATCGCCCTGGTAAAAATCGATGCGAAAAATCTTCCGTACCTGACCTGGGGTAACTCGGATGCGCTGAAATTAGGCGAATGGGTACTGGCTGTAGGAAACCCGTTCAATCTGACTTCAACCGTTACTGCAGGTATCGTGAGTGCCAAGGGACGTGCCATCGGTATCAACGCAGGTAAAATGCCGCTGGAATCGTTTATTCAGACCGATGCAGCTGTAAATCCGGGCAACAGCGGAGGCGCCCTGGTTAATACACGCGGCGAACTGGTAGGTATCAACACCGCCATTGCGTCTCGTACCGGGTCTTACTCAGGTTATTCATTTGCTGTTCCGGCAGCCATCGCCCAAAAAGTAGTTAGTGACCTGAAGGAATATGGCGAAGTTCAGCGTGCCATGCTGGGTGTAACCATTCAGAAGGTGACCTCGCAAGTAGCCAAAGAACATGACATCGACAAAATTGAAGGTATTTACGTCAACAGCGTTACGGATGACGGTGCCGCCAAACACGCAGGAATAAAAGCCGGCGATGTAATTCTGAAGATTGATAATACAACCGTAAATACCAACCCGGAACTGATGGAACAGCTTGGTAAACGTCGTCCCGGCGACAAGGTGACATTAACCATCAAAAGGGACGGTAAACTGAAACAATACGAGGTAACCCTTCGTAACACACGAGGAGACACAAGCATTCTAAAAGAGTCCTTCTCAGTCCTTGGAGCAAAATTCGGTGCCGTATCCGATCAGGATATGCAACGCCTGCAACTCAACAGTGGAATTCAGGTAGATGAACTGTCCAAAGGCAAACTAAAAGATTTAGGTGTAAAAGAAGGATTTATCATTACTGAGATAAACAAAAAGCCTGTTTCCTCGGTTGATGATGTAAAACGTGCCCTTAACCAAACAGAGGAAGGCCGTCCGATTCTAATCGAAGGAGTCTATCCGAATGGACAATGGGCCTACTATGTTTTTAGAGTAGAATAA
- the dapF gene encoding diaminopimelate epimerase, with translation METKFYKYQGAGNDFVIVDNRDEHFDGDNVELIASICDRRFGVGADGLMLLQSHPEHDFVMRYFNADGREASMCGNGGRCIVAFARKLGVIDNNTTFLAVDGIHEAVIDANGLVNLKMQNVPAVENGGDFFFLDTGSPHYVRFADDIDSIDVVKEGRQVRNSERFAAEGTNVNFVQLRDNGIKVYTYERGVEDETLACGTGITASALCAAIRTGKEEGYFPVEAKGGQLEVSFKRSGNQFTEIWLKGPATFVFDGTIAID, from the coding sequence ATGGAGACAAAGTTTTACAAATACCAGGGAGCCGGAAACGACTTTGTGATCGTCGATAACCGCGATGAACACTTTGATGGAGACAATGTGGAGTTGATTGCTTCTATTTGTGATCGACGATTTGGTGTCGGAGCAGACGGGTTGATGTTGCTTCAGTCGCATCCCGAACATGATTTCGTTATGCGGTACTTCAATGCGGATGGACGAGAAGCCAGCATGTGTGGAAACGGAGGTCGGTGTATCGTGGCTTTCGCCCGAAAACTGGGCGTTATAGACAATAATACAACCTTTCTGGCCGTTGATGGTATACACGAAGCGGTTATTGACGCGAATGGTCTGGTTAACCTGAAAATGCAGAATGTTCCTGCGGTTGAAAACGGTGGAGACTTTTTCTTCCTGGATACAGGTTCACCCCATTACGTTCGGTTTGCCGATGACATCGACTCGATTGATGTAGTGAAGGAAGGCAGGCAGGTGAGAAACTCAGAACGCTTTGCAGCGGAAGGTACCAATGTCAATTTTGTTCAACTTCGTGATAACGGAATTAAAGTATATACCTACGAACGTGGCGTAGAGGACGAAACCCTGGCTTGTGGAACGGGTATTACAGCATCGGCTTTGTGCGCAGCCATCAGAACAGGGAAAGAGGAAGGATATTTTCCGGTAGAAGCAAAAGGCGGACAACTGGAAGTTTCTTTCAAACGTTCAGGAAATCAGTTTACCGAGATTTGGTTAAAAGGTCCCGCCACTTTTGTTTTTGATGGAACAATAGCAATCGATTAA
- a CDS encoding cache domain-containing protein, which produces MKEKMWERLKFFKSVSMPGFFGRAFFITFLVTFLLVFIVYNFSEWHSFRVNREHRINQIFNQEESNLESRVDGEIRYITYRREEYIDNLKSSLSRSVESASSMTESMWTKYRNVYPEQRVREMILTSLSAYIGPGMKGKLFVNTLDGRSVIFPGKGVSQGIRLNSFQDSLGNYVVRKELKLLQKKDSGFLEYYSPNNQELEKITYVKRVDDLGWYIGHRVYPVDFKSEIQQSIVHKLTEQWKNTGDVIFINKFDGTPVIMDGVPYSGNMNLLTNAPQSKTTVFQQELNLVKQNQQGGFFRCHWYNHVSHTSDSIMVYVRSVPEWNWIVGGVAYLSDARKKAEGEGQQLKRRYYKAIVTTLVVLALFSLIFFLFLNYYFRRFYTDINWFITYFKHPKGRFIPTEKIHFKEIRSLGESANQMMATRLQIEDELIFNQKALKHLFNVAPIAMVVVVDEDQVEMANHAFEELFEYSQAEVVGMSLSSLICKDNSESISVKYIGTDGTHTSVERELERYTRTGKKLLVSAIVTLLSSNEGKNQMLHIYRNITDERNRERQLKSALHKAKEADQLKSAFLANMSHEIRTPMNAIFGFSELLGDSDITPAEQELYIKYIQKSGDTLLHLIDDIIDFSKIEAEQLALAKAPFSVNESLIDLIRLYQKMTTEEKDGKVEMSFQSHLPDSLKLNSDVVRVRQILSNLLSNAFKFTSEGHIAVKYLLKGNFVIFRVEDTGIGIEKKNQQLIFERFRQAEPAYNRSFGGAGLGLSICKGLVELLGGEMGVESEFGKGSVFYFTIPLD; this is translated from the coding sequence ATGAAAGAAAAAATGTGGGAACGTCTGAAGTTTTTTAAATCGGTGTCGATGCCCGGGTTCTTTGGACGTGCCTTCTTCATTACTTTCCTGGTTACCTTCCTATTGGTTTTCATCGTTTACAATTTCTCAGAATGGCATAGTTTCCGGGTAAACCGGGAGCATCGGATTAATCAGATTTTTAATCAGGAAGAATCCAATCTCGAATCACGGGTTGACGGCGAGATAAGATATATTACGTACCGCCGGGAAGAATACATCGATAATCTGAAATCTTCTCTTTCCCGAAGTGTGGAATCGGCTTCAAGCATGACCGAGTCGATGTGGACTAAATACCGAAATGTTTATCCGGAGCAACGTGTTCGCGAAATGATTCTCACTTCATTATCAGCTTATATTGGACCTGGGATGAAAGGAAAGCTCTTCGTCAACACGCTTGATGGAAGAAGTGTGATTTTTCCCGGAAAGGGAGTGAGTCAGGGTATTCGTTTGAACAGCTTTCAGGATTCGTTGGGAAATTATGTCGTACGAAAAGAACTGAAGCTGCTTCAGAAAAAAGACAGCGGCTTTCTGGAATATTACAGTCCGAACAATCAAGAGCTGGAGAAAATAACCTATGTAAAACGGGTTGATGATTTGGGTTGGTATATCGGTCATCGTGTTTATCCTGTTGATTTTAAGTCAGAGATTCAGCAAAGCATTGTCCATAAGCTGACAGAGCAGTGGAAAAATACGGGCGATGTCATCTTCATCAATAAATTTGACGGAACACCTGTTATTATGGACGGAGTTCCATACAGCGGTAACATGAACTTGTTGACGAATGCTCCTCAAAGCAAAACCACGGTGTTTCAGCAAGAGCTAAATTTGGTTAAGCAAAATCAGCAGGGGGGCTTTTTCCGTTGTCACTGGTATAATCATGTCAGCCACACTTCTGACAGCATTATGGTGTATGTCCGTTCGGTTCCCGAGTGGAATTGGATTGTTGGCGGGGTTGCCTATTTGTCGGATGCCCGGAAGAAGGCCGAGGGCGAGGGCCAACAGTTAAAACGGCGATATTATAAAGCTATTGTAACTACGCTGGTTGTTCTTGCCCTTTTCTCACTTATCTTTTTCCTTTTCCTGAATTATTATTTCCGGCGGTTTTATACCGATATCAATTGGTTTATCACCTATTTCAAACATCCCAAAGGGCGTTTTATTCCAACGGAAAAAATTCATTTTAAGGAAATCCGCTCTCTGGGTGAATCAGCCAATCAAATGATGGCTACTCGTTTGCAAATCGAAGATGAGTTGATTTTCAACCAGAAGGCGCTCAAACATCTTTTTAATGTCGCTCCGATTGCGATGGTCGTGGTTGTTGATGAGGACCAGGTGGAGATGGCGAATCATGCATTTGAAGAGCTTTTTGAATATTCACAGGCAGAAGTGGTGGGGATGTCGTTGAGCTCTCTAATCTGTAAGGATAATTCCGAATCGATTTCGGTGAAGTATATTGGAACAGATGGTACTCATACCAGCGTTGAACGTGAGCTTGAACGGTATACCAGAACAGGTAAGAAGTTGCTGGTTTCAGCCATTGTAACCTTACTGAGCAGCAACGAAGGAAAGAACCAAATGCTTCATATTTACCGTAATATCACTGATGAACGAAACCGTGAACGGCAGCTGAAAAGCGCGCTGCATAAGGCAAAAGAAGCTGATCAATTGAAATCGGCCTTTTTGGCGAATATGTCGCACGAGATACGAACCCCCATGAATGCAATCTTCGGCTTTTCGGAGTTACTCGGAGATTCGGATATCACGCCTGCTGAACAGGAATTGTACATCAAATACATACAAAAGAGTGGTGATACGCTGTTACACCTGATTGATGATATCATCGATTTCTCGAAGATTGAGGCCGAACAACTGGCGTTAGCCAAAGCGCCTTTTTCAGTGAATGAATCGCTCATCGATTTGATTCGCCTGTATCAGAAAATGACCACTGAAGAGAAGGACGGTAAAGTGGAGATGAGTTTTCAGTCCCACCTTCCGGATTCGCTAAAATTAAATTCGGACGTTGTCAGGGTAAGACAGATTTTGAGTAATCTCCTTTCAAATGCCTTCAAGTTTACTTCGGAAGGGCACATTGCAGTGAAATACCTGTTGAAAGGTAATTTCGTAATTTTTCGGGTGGAAGACACCGGTATTGGTATCGAGAAGAAAAATCAACAGCTTATCTTCGAGCGTTTCCGTCAGGCTGAACCCGCCTATAATCGGAGTTTTGGCGGAGCAGGATTAGGCTTATCTATCTGCAAAGGATTGGTCGAACTGCTGGGAGGTGAAATGGGGGTTGAGTCGGAATTTGGCAAAGGTTCTGTTTTCTATTTTACCATCCCGTTAGATTGA
- a CDS encoding TIGR00730 family Rossman fold protein, with amino-acid sequence MNICVFCSSSNAIADVYFEEARLLGTLIGDNRHNIVYGGSNVGLMHACAEAAREAGAVSLGIIPQSIHDRNLASEHDDELIVTPNMRERKYLMRKRSDAFIALPGGFGTLEEILEVITLKQLHYHNKPIVFINTNGFYDALLQQFQRSYDEIFAREEYKKMYYVAKDASDAMEYVENYQPEELESKWFNVPGKK; translated from the coding sequence GTGAATATCTGTGTTTTCTGCTCGTCGAGTAATGCCATTGCCGATGTTTATTTTGAAGAAGCCCGATTGCTGGGAACATTAATCGGTGACAACCGCCACAACATTGTTTACGGTGGTTCGAATGTTGGGTTGATGCACGCTTGCGCTGAAGCTGCTCGCGAGGCAGGAGCTGTTTCGCTGGGAATCATTCCTCAATCCATTCACGACCGCAATCTGGCTTCGGAGCACGACGATGAATTGATTGTGACACCGAACATGCGGGAACGCAAATACCTGATGCGGAAACGTTCGGATGCATTCATTGCCCTTCCGGGAGGATTTGGAACACTGGAAGAGATTCTCGAGGTGATTACGCTCAAGCAGCTTCACTACCACAACAAACCCATCGTATTTATCAATACCAACGGATTTTATGATGCGCTTCTTCAACAATTTCAGCGCTCATACGATGAAATATTTGCCCGCGAAGAATATAAGAAAATGTACTACGTAGCGAAAGATGCCAGCGATGCGATGGAGTATGTCGAAAATTACCAACCGGAAGAACTGGAAAGCAAGTGGTTCAATGTTCCGGGTAAGAAATAA
- the gyrB gene encoding DNA topoisomerase (ATP-hydrolyzing) subunit B, with the protein MSEFENNGLNNNSDYSADSIQVLEGLEAVRKRPAMYIGDVNVKGLHHLVYEVVDNSIDEALAGYCKNIEVIINEDNSISVKDDGRGIPTERHSKENKSALEVVMTVLHAGGKFNKDSYKVSGGLHGVGVSCVNALSSHLRAEIHRDGKIWEQEYQRGVPISETKIIGETDKSGTIVTFRPDDSIFSTTIYKYDILSARLRELAFLNSGIRLVIIDKREQDENSEFKREEFYSEAGLSEFVDYLDGTRERLIDETIHITTEKNSVPVEIAMTYNSSFTENIHSYVNNINTIEGGTHLTGFRRGLTRTLKNYAETSGMLAKLKFDISGDDFREGLTAVVSVKVAEPQFEGQTKTKLGNSEISASVDQAVSEMLSYYLEEHPKDAKTIVNKVILAAQARHAARKARELVQRKTVLSGGGLPGKLADCSEKDPEQCEVFLVEGDSAGGTAKQGRDRRFQAILPLRGKILNVEKAMSHKVFESEEIRNIYTALGITVGTEEDQKALNIEKLRYHKIVIMTDADVDGSHIATLIMTFFFRYMQDLIRNGNIYIATPPLYLVRKGKKETYCWTEQQRIALINEWGGGSESNLHIQRYKGLGEMNAEQLWETTMNPEQRTLRQVTIENAAEADHIFSMLMGDDVPPRKKFIEDNATYANIDV; encoded by the coding sequence ATGAGTGAATTTGAAAATAACGGATTGAACAACAACTCCGATTATTCAGCCGACAGTATTCAGGTACTGGAAGGTTTAGAGGCTGTACGTAAGCGTCCCGCGATGTACATCGGTGATGTAAACGTTAAAGGTTTGCACCATTTGGTATACGAGGTAGTTGACAACTCCATCGACGAAGCGCTGGCAGGCTACTGTAAGAACATCGAAGTTATCATCAACGAAGATAACTCCATCTCAGTAAAAGACGACGGACGTGGTATCCCAACGGAGCGCCACTCCAAGGAAAATAAATCGGCTCTGGAAGTGGTAATGACCGTCCTCCACGCCGGTGGTAAGTTTAACAAAGACTCATATAAGGTTTCCGGTGGTTTGCACGGTGTTGGTGTTTCGTGTGTTAACGCACTTTCATCTCACCTTCGTGCGGAAATTCACCGCGATGGAAAAATCTGGGAGCAGGAGTACCAGCGAGGCGTTCCTATCAGTGAAACCAAAATTATTGGTGAAACAGACAAAAGCGGAACCATTGTTACCTTCCGTCCAGATGATTCTATCTTCAGCACTACCATCTACAAATACGACATTCTCTCAGCTCGTCTGCGGGAACTGGCTTTCCTGAACAGCGGTATCCGACTGGTCATTATCGATAAGCGCGAGCAGGACGAAAACAGTGAATTCAAAAGAGAAGAATTTTACTCTGAAGCAGGTTTGTCCGAATTTGTCGATTACCTGGATGGCACCCGCGAGCGTCTGATTGATGAAACTATTCATATTACGACCGAGAAAAATAGTGTTCCGGTAGAAATCGCGATGACTTACAACTCATCGTTTACCGAGAACATTCACTCATATGTTAATAACATTAACACCATTGAAGGAGGTACACACCTCACCGGTTTCCGGCGTGGTTTAACCCGTACCCTGAAGAATTATGCGGAAACCAGCGGCATGCTGGCCAAGCTTAAATTCGATATCAGTGGTGACGACTTCCGCGAAGGATTGACGGCCGTTGTTTCGGTAAAAGTAGCTGAACCCCAGTTTGAGGGACAGACCAAAACAAAGCTCGGTAACTCCGAAATCAGTGCATCGGTTGACCAGGCGGTAAGTGAAATGCTTTCGTACTACCTGGAAGAGCATCCGAAAGATGCTAAAACCATCGTAAACAAAGTTATTCTTGCAGCTCAGGCACGTCACGCTGCCCGCAAAGCGAGGGAACTGGTTCAACGTAAAACGGTATTATCAGGTGGCGGCCTTCCGGGAAAACTGGCCGATTGCTCGGAAAAAGATCCGGAACAATGCGAAGTTTTCCTCGTCGAGGGTGATTCGGCAGGTGGAACTGCCAAACAAGGCCGTGACCGTCGTTTTCAAGCGATTCTCCCGTTAAGGGGAAAAATCCTGAACGTGGAAAAAGCCATGTCGCACAAGGTTTTCGAAAGTGAAGAAATTCGCAACATATACACTGCTTTAGGTATCACGGTAGGAACCGAAGAGGACCAGAAAGCATTGAACATCGAAAAGCTGCGGTATCACAAGATAGTAATCATGACCGATGCCGACGTCGACGGTTCTCACATCGCGACGCTTATCATGACTTTCTTCTTCCGCTACATGCAAGATTTGATTCGTAACGGAAATATATACATTGCCACACCACCACTCTACTTGGTGCGCAAAGGCAAGAAAGAAACCTACTGCTGGACGGAACAACAACGCATCGCCCTTATCAACGAATGGGGAGGCGGAAGCGAAAGCAACCTGCACATACAGCGATACAAAGGTTTGGGTGAGATGAACGCCGAACAGCTTTGGGAAACGACCATGAACCCGGAACAACGTACGCTACGGCAGGTAACGATTGAAAACGCCGCCGAAGCCGACCACATCTTCTCCATGCTTATGGGTGACGATGTGCCGCCCCGGAAGAAGTTCATTGAGGACAACGCTACATACGCGAATATCGATGTATAA